The nucleotide sequence CACTGTGCTACACCGCGCCGTGCtacgccgcgccgcgccgcaccgcgccggcccGCACGTGCCGGCCCCGGCGACGCCAGGGCGGCCTCTccccgcgggcgccccgcggctccGAGAGCTGCACAACAGCGAAACGGGACAACAGGCGGCGGCCAACACCGCGCGGCGACGGGCTGCGGTGCGCGGGGAGGCCCCATCGATTGGTGACAGGCAGAAGGGGCTCGAGGGCGTCCGCCTGTCTGTCCGCCCGTCCCCTGGCTCCGTCCGTCGGTCCGTGCGGCCCGGGAGGAAGCGGGAGGCTCCGTGCGTCAGGGGCGGCCGGCGCTGACGCCCGAggagccgggcgggcgcgggggcctcGCGGcggcctgtccccccccccgcggcccccccggcgccccccggccgcgcggggcgctGGCGTCAGCGCCGGCAGCTGGTTCACatccgcggcccccccgcggccacAGGaagccggggctgccccgggcgggggggggggcggcgttgACGCAAATGcccccggccggccgcgccggggcagcccccgcgaccgcagcgcggggggggcctGGCCCCGggcccgggctgggccgggccgccctggggcgccgccgcggggcgggggagcgcggggggggtggggggcgccccgggggctgcggcccggcccccccgcggcggcggcggcggcggcggcggagggaatCCCGGCGGGCTGCCCCGCCTCCGCCCGCGTCTAGACAGGCCGGGAAGCGGGACGTGCCAGCGCGGGCGGGGCCTGGCGCCCGCCCTGGCGCGGCTgacgcggcgcccgcgcgcgggCAGGTGGGGGaggcccgcggggccccggcgtcccccggacccccggcccggggagcggccgccggggcgcgcggcgcggggggcggcggcggggggagggagccGGCGCCGCGAGTGCCGCGTGCGTGCGTCACGCGTGTGCGCCCGTGCGAGCGCGCGTCTGCGGGCCCCGGGGCCGTGTACGGCTGTGCACCGGGATGCGTAGgcgtgtgtgtacatacatacacgTGTACGTGTGAGCGCACacgcatgcatgtgtgtgcaacaCTACACGCTTGTGCGCGCACACACGTGCCTGTGCGCGTCTCTGCGTGTGTGTCCGTGTCCCTGCGTGTCCGTGTCCCTGCGTGTCCGTGTCTCACCGTTTGCCCCTGTCCCTGTGGGTCCGTGTGTCCCTGCGTGTCCGTGTGTCCCTGTGTGTGTCTCCATGCCCGTGTGTCCCTGTGTGTCCGTGTTGCTGCGGGTCCGTGTATCCCTGTGTGCCCGTGTATGTCTCTGTGTCCCTGTGTGTCCCCGTGTGTCCCCGTGTGtgcccgtgtccctgtgtccctgtgtgtgTCTACACGTCCCTGTGTGCCCGTGTATGTCTCCGTGTCCGTGTCCCCACGTACATCCATGTCCGTGCGTCTCTGTGTCCGTGTGTCCCCACGTCCGtgtgtccccgcgtgtccccgtgtccccgcgtgtccccgtgtccgcgcgcgcggggccccgcgctgccgccggccgcaaCAGCGGCGGCCCCTGgcggcgcagcgccgcgccgcagccagcccggcgcagggcggggggggaggcggggccggcgcggcaggTAGAGAGGGGAGGCGTGGCCGAGAGAGGGGAAGGCGTGGCCGAGAGAGGGGAAGGCGTGGCCGAGAGAGGGGAAGGCGTGGCCGAGAGGGGAGGCGTGGCCGGCGGGGCGTGGCCGGCGCGGCAGGTGGAGGCGTGGCCGAGAGCGGCGGGGCCGGACAGCAGGTcaccgcggccgcggcggcgccgggcgcggggagccgcagcgcgggggctcccgggcaggggaagcgggcgcggggcggggtgcgggggggcagTGCCGCGCTTACCGTGTCCAAGAGCCTCGTGGCCCggcagcggccggcggcgccTCCGCTCCTCAGGGGGAACGGCCGCTctctgccccgcggcggcgccccggcggcgcctTCACGCCTGTGCGAGCCGGGAGAAACCCCGGTAAGAGCCGGGCCGCCGCCGAGAGCGGCGCCGAGGGACCGGGCGGCTGGCGgctgccccccggcagcccccccgccccctcggagccccccgagcagcccccactgccccctcggagccccccacgtccccgtccccagggAAGGGGGCGGCGCGTTCCGGGTCCGAGCTCTCACCGTGCAGCCTGCGGCCTCCGGtgccggggggagcgcggcgagGGGGTGCCCCGACTTGGGGGGGAAGCGAGGGCCGGTCGGGGGCCCggtgggatggggcaggagggagcgggagctgccgggaggggaGCCTGGCGCTGGGGGCCACCGGGGGGGGCCGATTTGGGGGGCTGgttctggggtgggggggagccggGTTTGGGGTGGGGAGCCCCAGTtagggggctgcggggaggacGAGGGACCATGGCCTGGGGCTCCGAAGTGGAAGGGTCCTGTTGGggggctgaggggaggttggGGGTCTCTGAGGGGAGTTTGGGGCGCTTTGAGGGGATATTGGGGTCTCTAAGGGGAGGTTGGGGCTGATTGGGGTCTCTGAGGGGAGTTTGGGGGTCTCTGAGGGGAGTTTGGGGGTCTCTAAAGGGAGGTCGGGGTCTCTGAGGGGGCATTGGGGGTCTCTCAGGGGATATTGGGCGCTGTGAGGGGAGGTTGGGGTCCCTGAGAGGATATTGGGGGTCTCTAAGGGGAGTTTGAAGGCTCTGAGAGGAGCTCAGAGCGCTCTGAGGGGAGGTTGGGGTCTCTGAGAGGGTATTGGGGGTCTCTAAGGGGAGTTTGAAGGCTCTGAGAGGAGCTCAGAACGCTCTGAGGGGAGGTTGGGGTCTCTGAGAGGGTATTGGGATCCCTAAGGGGAGGTTGAGGTCTCTGAGGGGAGGTTGGGGGTCTCTCAGGGGATATTGGGTGCTCTGAGGGGAGGTCGGGGTCCCTAAGGGGATATTAGGGGTCTCTAAGGTGAATTTGGGGGCTTTGAAGGGATATTGGGGTCTCTGAGGGGATATTGGGGGTCTCTAGGGGGAATATGGGGGCTCTGAGGGGAGCTCCGGGGCTCTGAGGGGAGGTTGGGGGGCTCTAAAGGAAGGTTGGGGGCTCTGAGGGGAGTTTGGGGGGCTCTAAAGGAAGGTTGGGGGCTCTGAGGGGAGTTTGGGGGGCTCTAAAGGAAGGTTGGGGGCTCTGAGGGGAGGTTGGGGGGCTCTAAAGGAAGGTTGGGGGCTCTGAGGGGAGGTTGGGGGGCTCTAAAGGAAGGTTGGGGGCTCTGAGGGGAGGTTGGGGGGCTCTAAAGGAAGGTTGGGGTCTCTGAGGGGAGGTTGGGGGGCTCTAAAGGAAGGTTGGGGCTCTGAGGGGAGCTCCGGGGCTCTGAGGGGAGGTTGGGGGGCTCTAAAGGAAGGTTGGGGGCTCTGAGCGGAGCTCCAGGGCTCTAAAGGAAGATTGGGGTCTCTGAGGGGAGGTTGGGGGGCTCTAAAGGAAGGTTGGGGGCTCTGAGGGGAGCTCCGGGGCTCTGAGGGGAGCTGGCGGCCCTCTGAGGCGAGGCTGctcggggggcggggccagcccgCTGCGCGTTCTGATTGGCTCGGACTCCCCCTTCCCGCCAAaacacccccctcccccgcccgcgaGACACCCGCGACCGTTACTCCCAAcggccacgggggggggggggcggcgcggcgcgcgagGGCTCTCCGCGCTCTCATTGGCTCGCGCCCTCGGCGGCGGGAAGGACTCAGCCAATGGGAGCGCCGGCCGCCTCGCCGTGGGCGGGCCGGGCTCTgagggaggagaagcagccaTGGCGGCGGGCGCCTGtcagggccgcggcggcggtttggggcggcggggggggatcGGGCAGGCCTGGAGCAGCACCGGGGCGAGAGTTATGTGTGGATGTGGGGGGTGCTCGGTGGGGCAGGCGCCTCCCTTTCGGGCTGGCACCATCCGGGGTGTGTGTGGGGCCGCAGcggctgctgtgggcagggtcCGAGCCGGGGCTCCAGGGTCCGGTGTCAGCAacctgcctccttccccacagccgCGCAGTGCGCCCCGGACGCCGGGGACAAGGGTCCCAGGGGAGCCCTGAGCCATTACCTGACGGCGCCTTTCGACTCCCGTTTCCCCAACGCCAACCAGACCCGCAACTGCTTCCAGAACTACCTGGGTGAGGCTTGGGGAGGCCGCGGGGTACCCGGGGATCTCCCGCTGTGCCTGGGTAGCCAGGATTCGGGGGGCGGGAGCACCCCGTCTGGGAGGGACGGGGGCTCGACGCCCCGCTGGTGTCCCCGCAGACTATCACCGCTGTGTGTAGGCCTTGACGGCCAAGCGCCGGGACGTCACCCCGTGTCTGTGGTACTTCCGGGTCTTCAAGTCCCTCTGCCCCACTTTTTGGGTAGGTAAAGCAGGGCCCGGGGGCGGCTTGGGCCTGGGAGCCGGCGTCCCCGCTCCCCTAGCTCCGCGCGGCTCCGTGAGCCCTTCCCCGAGCGCCTGTTGCCAGGCCCTGCGCCCCACCGCGCGTCTTCCTCCCAGATCCGGCGCTGGGACGAGCAGCGGGAAGAAGGGACCTTCCCGGGCAGGATCTAGGCCTGGGCGCCAGCCGGCCTGCGCGACCCCAGGCGTCCCCGCGGCCCCCCTGCCTCCGGCCTCCTTCCCCGCCGGGGGACCGCCGCGCTCGCCGCTGCCTCGCAATAAACCGCCCGTGTCCTTCGTTCCCGCGTCTGTCCGCGCTGCGCATTGCCTGGCCCCGGCCAGCCCTGCCGCTCCGCGCCCTCGAGCGGGGCGgcctcagcgccgccgccgcgcacgtgCCGGCCGCCCCCCTCGGCCGCCGCGCACCCGCcacccgcccctccccgccggccccctcccagccccccggCCGGCGCTCGGCCCCGCTTCCTGGCCCGGCTCGCCCTTTcctgcccccccgcgccgcgccgcgaaGGGAAATCCTCGCTCAGTGACCGCCGGAGCCGAGCCGGAGGCGCGCAGACAAAGAggggcggcggagccccgcggcgggctgcaggccggggggccatggggcagcgccgggagcccccgcgccgccgctgagCACCGGCACCGCCAGGGATCTGCCACGAGACTGGGTAACGCCCGCGGTTCTCGGGTGGGGGGCACCTGGCCCCGGCCGGGTCGTGCTTCCGAGGGGGTCGGGGGTCCTGGTGCCGGTGTACCCCCCCCGCCCCTCACGGTGGGACCCCAGAGTCCGGGCGGTCCCCGCCGGGTGCCCTGGGCGCTGTCGCGGTGCCGCTCAGGGGTGGGTCGGGGggccccgcgccccacggcgtccccgtccccgtccccgcaggaGCCGCCCGGGCCGGCGCCATGTTCCCGGAGGAGCGCAAGGAGGGCAGCCCCCGCTTTGGGAAGCTCCACTTCCCCGTCGGCCTCTGGATCAACTCGCCCAAGAAGCGCCTGGCCAAGATGAGCCGCCGCTGGCCCAGCGTCGGCTCCGTCAAGTAagagcgcggggccccgcggcggcgacgccgagcccccccccggcgcccccgagcccccccgcggcggccccgagccccccggcggcccccccacGCCCCGCCTGCCCCCGCCGCAGGTCGACCTCGTCGGACACGGCGAGCCGCGGCAGCGAGACGGTGGAGCTGCGGCCCCCCGGCAAGGGCAAGGCCGCGCGGCACAAGCGCCTCTCCCACCTCTtccaccgcggcggcggcggcggcggcggcgcggggggggcggcggcggcgggcggcgggcgctgggccagCGAGAAGAAGCTGGCGGAGCTGGCGGACCCCGCGCCCGAGGGggaccccgcggcggcggcggagggggggccgcgggggccgcgccaGCCGCCCGGCATCCTCAAGATCTTCGGCGGCGACCTGTGGCGCGGCGCCAACTACAAGAGCGTGCTGGCGACGCCGCGCTCCACGGCGCGGCAGCTGCTGCGTGAGGCGCTGGAGCGCTACGGGCTGCCGCCCGAggccgggccgcccggcgccTTTGTGCTCTGCGACGCCgtggggcgcgcggcggggcccggcggcgcctgGCAGGCCGAGCACCTGCGGCCCCTGGGCGACGCCGAGCGGCCCCTGGTGCTGCAGGACGTCTGGAAGCCCAAGGCCGGCTGCTCGCGGCGCTTCGAGATCCGCCGGCGCCAGGAGGTGGAGCGCGCCGCCGAGGCCGACGACGACGAGCCCCCCGGtgagccccgctccccccgccgcgcccgcgcggccccccgccgcgccgctcaccccctctcccccccccaggCGAGGCGCAGGCGCGGCGGGCGCAGCGGAGCCGCTCGCGGGCCGCCTcggggggcccggcgccgcccaAGGAGCGCGCCGACAACCTCTCGCTGCGGCGCAGCATCAGCGACATGAACCTCAGCGCCAAGAAGCGCCGCGAGCGCAAGAGCGTGCTCAGCGTGGCGGGGGGCGACGCCGGGCCCCCCCTCGCCGCCGACGCCCCCGAGGAGCCCCCggccgaggccgccgccgccgaggagcCGCCCGAGGCGCTGGAGCAGCTGGCGCAGAGCCTgctccgcccgcccggccgccacCCCTacttcctgctgctgcagggctaCGGCCCCCAGGtgggtgggggcggcgggggcgggggcgcggcgccgggcccccccccccctccacccccccgccgcgccctcacggccgccccccgcgcaggAGCCGGTGCTGCACGTGGTGACGCGGGCGCGGCACGTcctggggcggcgcggggcgggcggcccccccccggacacGGCGCTGGAGGCGCCCGACCTGCTGCCGCGGCACTGCGTGGTGCGGGCGGGCGAGCCGGCCCTGGTGCGGCCCTGCCGCGGCGCCGCCGTCACCCACAACGgggccccgctgctgcggcaggcGCCGCTGGCCCCCGGCGACCTGCTGGGGCTGGGCCAGCACGTGCTGCTGCTCTACCGCGAcccgcgggccgccgcgccccccccgcggcccccctggctgccccccgccgcccccgcgcccggcctgGCCGGCGCCCTGGGCTGCCCGGGCTGCGGGCGCTCGCCGCAGGAGCGCCTCGAGGCCCTGCGCGCCTACGCCCAGAGCCGCCGGCCCGAGCTGCGCTTCCGGCcccaggaggaggaggcgctgCTGCGCGAGATCGTccgcctgccctcctcctcctcctcctcctgctccgcgggggccggggggggcgccgggggggccggcggcgtgGGGCTGGCGCCCGCCTTCCTGCTGGGGCTCTGCCTGGAGCACGCCGCCCGCGCCCTGCCGCCCGACCACCTGCCCGCCCTGCTGGCCCGCGTCGCCCGCCTCGTCAAGGAGGCCGTCTGGGTcagccggggggctgcgggggggcgcacggggggacaggggggctgcaggggacGGGGGGCCATGGGGGACAGGGACGGGAGATGGGGAGAGGcacgggggggctgtggggggctgcaggggacagggatgggcgtggggggccaggggggccagggatgggcacgggggcacagtggggacggggacaggcacggggggctgtggggggctgcgggggacggggacgggcgtGGGGGGGCACGGGGGAACAGGGACGGGGGCCGTGGGGGACGGGAACGGGCGTGGGGGGCCAggggggacagtggggacagggacagggggccatgggggacagggacgggagatggggacaggcatggggggctgcgggggacagggacgggcacggggggctgcgggggacaGTGACGGGCACGGGGGGCCACCTCCCGCCTCACCACCGCCTCCCGCCCCCCAGGAGGAGATCAAGGAGATCGGGGACCGGCAGCCCGAGAAGTGAGTGGCCCCAGCCCTGGTGCCCCGTCCCTGTGCCCCGCCCCGGGGACGTCGCGGTGACGCCTCCTCCCGCCCCGGGGACGTCGCTGCCCTTcctggggacccggggggggtgCCACGTCCCCCCTCCGCGGGGACCCGGGGGTGCCAGGTGCCCCCGCCGCGGTGACGCGCCCCCCGGGTGCCGCAGCCCGCAGGAGGCGGCCGCGGAGGCGCCGGGCGTGGCGGAGGTGGCGGCGGAGCTGCGGCCACTGGTGCTGTGGCTGGCCAACGCCACGGAGCTGCTCAACCTGGCGCAGGGCCGCGTGCTGGAGCTGGAGAGGGAGCTCGAGCCCGACCTGGACGGTGAGGGGGGGCCGCGTGTGCCGGGGGGggcccgcgggccggggggggggctgcgccgcaggggggggacacacacggcccccgccgcccccaggccccgACCCCCTGCTCGCCGGCGACCTGGAGGCCTGCGACGAGGCGCTGGCGGTGCTCGACGAGGTCATCATGTCGACCTTCCAGCAGTGCGTCTACTACCTGACCAAGGTGagcccgccccgcggcgcgtctgccccacggcctgccccacggccgccccacggccgccccacggctgccccatggcgTTCCCCCGCAGACGCTGTacgcggcgctgccggcgctgcTGGAGAGCGACCCGTttgcggggccgggggagccgcgggcggcggcggggctggacGGCCTCCCCGAGGGGctgcggccggccctggccgtctaCGCGGCCGCCCTGGAGCTGGGCCGCGACTGCCAGCTGCACCCGGCGCTGGTCTCGCAGACCTTCGGCTACCTCTTCTTCTTCTCCAACGCCTCCCTCTTCAACACCCTCATGGAGAGAGGTgcgcgccggggggcgggggggcggcccggacgcctgggccccgtccTGGTCATGGGATGGGGTGAGGGGgggcgtcccggacgcctgggccccatcctGGTCATGGGATGGGGTGAGGGGGGgcgtcccggacacctgggccccgtCCTGACCATGGCACAGTGCGAGGGAGTTGcgtcctggacgcctgggcccctccccatcacggcacggggtgagggggggcatcctggacacctgggcccctccctgctGCCAAACAGGACGGGGGGGGTTGCACCCAGACACCTGTGTCCCCCCCACAGAGCGCAGAGGTCCGGGGCTGAGGCCGAGGggaggcccggacgcctgggccccagccccgctcgccccccccgccccggtgcccccggctTCCTCCCATTGTCCGGCTGGTAGCGGCAGGAAGCGGCCGGTTTCCGTCCCGCTCCTTCCTGCGGgaagcggccgcgggggcggggggggctgtggggggggcgcaggggccccgctgacccccccgccccccccaggctCGGCGGCCCCCTTCTTCCAGTGGTCGCGGGCCGTGCGCATCCGCACCAACCTGGACCTGGTGCTGGACTGGCTGcaggcggcggggctgggcgaCATCGCCGCCGAGTTCTTCCGCAAGCTCTCCGCCACCGCCAACCTGCTCTGCACCCCCCGCAGCAGCCTCAGCCAGGTgcgtgggggccgggggggcccccggcgccgccccccccccctcctgagcgtgtcccccccccgcccgcgcagGCGACCTGGGCCCGGCTGCGCGCCGAGTACCCGGCGCTGACGCCGGCGCAGCTGCACCACGTGCTCAGCCACTACCAGCTGGGGCCCGGGCAGCCCTGCCCCGAGGGCTGGAGCCCCCCGGCCGAGGAGCGGGAGCAGATCGCCGCCGgtgagcccccccgccgcccccccgcgccccccccccgcccgtcCCAGCcctcaccgccccccccccccccggcaggcgACATCTTCGAGAGCTTCACGGAGCacccgccgctgctgctgccggccgAGGGCTTCCGGCTGCGGCCCGGCGAGGCGGTGAGCGACGAGGGGCTGCACCGGCACCTCTGCCGCCTGCGCCGCTTCCTCTGGGAGCTGGAGCAGGGCTCGCTGCCCGCCAACCAGCGCGCCGCCTACGGCCTCGAGGGCCCCGCCTGACGCCGCCTGACGGCCCTCCGGGCACAGGCGGCACCCCCGGGGAACAGGCGGCCGCCCCTGGGGAAGAGCCGGCCGCCCCCCAGGGCACAGGCGGCCACCCCTGGGGACAGGCGGCCACCCCCGAGGGACAGGCGGCATCCCCAGGGCACAGCCGGCCACCCCCGGGGGACAGTCAGCGTCCCCGGGGCACAGGTGGCCACCCCGGGGACAGGCGGCCACCCCTGGGGACAGGCGGCCGCCCCCGAGGGACAGGCAGCATCCCCAGGGCACAGCCGGCCACCCCCGAGGGACAGTCAGCATCCCCGGGGCACAGGTGGCCACCCCGCGGACAGGCGGCCACCCCTGGGGGACAGGCGGCATCCCCGGGGACAGGCGGCCACCCCTGGGGGACAGGCGGCATCCCCGGGGCACAGGCGGCCACCCCTGGGGGATAGGCAGCGCCCCCGGGGAACAGCCGGCTGCCTCAAGGGACCACCAGCACCCCCGGAGGACCGCCGGCCACCTCGAGGGACTGCCGGCACCCCCAGGGGACAGCCGGCCGCCTCGAGGGATCTCCAGGGCCCTTGGGGACAGCCGGCCACCCCGGGGTGACAGCCGGCTGCCTCGAGGGACCACCAGCATCCCCAGGGGACAGGCAGCCACCCCGGGGGGATAGCTGGCCACCTCGAGGGACCACCAACACCTCCGGGGGACAGCCGGCTGCCTCCAAGGGACCACCAGTGCCTCTGAGGGACCACCGGCTGCCTCCAAGGGACCACCGACTGCCTCCGAGGGACCACCGGCTGCCTCGAGGGACCGCCGGCCACCCCCGGGGGACAGCCAGCACCGCCGAGGGACAACCAGCCCCCCCCAAGGGACCGCCGGGACCCCTGGGGCACTTGGGGTCACCCCAAGGGACCCGCGGCTGCTCCGGGGCCCAACCGGCTGCCTCGAGGGACCGCCGGCTACACCCTGAGGGGCCGCCAGCTACACCCGGGGGGACCGCCGGCTGCCCTGAGGGACCTGTCACCAGCCCGTGggcgcccccccagccccccccgaggagcccccgtgtccccgcggcATCCAATAAACAGCCTGGCCCCACTGTGCcaccgcccggacgcctgggtccttgcgggggggtggggtggggggggcacgcctggcacacgcgtgtgcggggccggggggggggggggacaggtaGCGCCTGTCAGTGCCGCAAAGGGCACcggcccggatgcctgggcccctgggggggggcgccccagacgcctgggtcccccaggaccgaagtgggggggtccccggggaggggggggtcacTAACCCCCCCAAGTGCTGCAGCTGCCCCCCACGGTGAGgggtgctgggggcggggccgtGTGGGGACACGCCCCTCTCTGTCGGGGAGGGGGGAATccccgagggggcggggccaataGGGatccccgggggcggggcctagGGGGAATCCCAGGGATGGGGCATCTGGGGGCGGAGCCTGTGCGGTTCcctgagggggcggggcctaggGGGAA is from Dromaius novaehollandiae isolate bDroNov1 chromosome 39, bDroNov1.hap1, whole genome shotgun sequence and encodes:
- the RASIP1 gene encoding ras-interacting protein 1 → MFPEERKEGSPRFGKLHFPVGLWINSPKKRLAKMSRRWPSVGSVKSTSSDTASRGSETVELRPPGKGKAARHKRLSHLFHRGGGGGGGAGGAAAAGGGRWASEKKLAELADPAPEGDPAAAAEGGPRGPRQPPGILKIFGGDLWRGANYKSVLATPRSTARQLLREALERYGLPPEAGPPGAFVLCDAVGRAAGPGGAWQAEHLRPLGDAERPLVLQDVWKPKAGCSRRFEIRRRQEVERAAEADDDEPPGEAQARRAQRSRSRAASGGPAPPKERADNLSLRRSISDMNLSAKKRRERKSVLSVAGGDAGPPLAADAPEEPPAEAAAAEEPPEALEQLAQSLLRPPGRHPYFLLLQGYGPQEPVLHVVTRARHVLGRRGAGGPPPDTALEAPDLLPRHCVVRAGEPALVRPCRGAAVTHNGAPLLRQAPLAPGDLLGLGQHVLLLYRDPRAAAPPPRPPWLPPAAPAPGLAGALGCPGCGRSPQERLEALRAYAQSRRPELRFRPQEEEALLREIVRLPSSSSSSCSAGAGGGAGGAGGVGLAPAFLLGLCLEHAARALPPDHLPALLARVARLVKEAVWEEIKEIGDRQPENPQEAAAEAPGVAEVAAELRPLVLWLANATELLNLAQGRVLELERELEPDLDGPDPLLAGDLEACDEALAVLDEVIMSTFQQCVYYLTKTLYAALPALLESDPFAGPGEPRAAAGLDGLPEGLRPALAVYAAALELGRDCQLHPALVSQTFGYLFFFSNASLFNTLMERGSAAPFFQWSRAVRIRTNLDLVLDWLQAAGLGDIAAEFFRKLSATANLLCTPRSSLSQATWARLRAEYPALTPAQLHHVLSHYQLGPGQPCPEGWSPPAEEREQIAAGDIFESFTEHPPLLLPAEGFRLRPGEAVSDEGLHRHLCRLRRFLWELEQGSLPANQRAAYGLEGPA